The segment CCTATGCCGACCGGCCGGAGGGCGATCTGACCCGCATCCGCGCCAGCCTTGTCAGCGAGGGGGCCCTGTTCCAGTTTGCACAGGAGATCGATCTGGGCGAATACCTGCGCCTTGGCCGCGGCGAGGAGCGCTGCGGCGGACGCACCCGCCCCAGCGTGGTGTCGGACGCCTTTGAGGCGGTCATTGCCGCACTGTATCTGGACGGCGGCATGGAGGTGGCCCGCAAATTCATCCTGCCCTTCATCACCGAGGGCAAGCACGCCGAGGCTGACTACAAGACCCGCCTGCAGGAGATCGTGCAGCAGAACCCGGAAGAGCGCCTGAGCTATGTGGTGGAAAGCGAGTCCGGCCCCGACCACGACAAGCATTTCGTGGTGGCGGTGCGGTTCAATTCCGACCGCGTGGCCCGTGGCGAAGGCCGCAGCAAAAAAGCCGCAGAGCAGTGCGCCGCCAAAGAAGCGCTCAAGCTGCTGGGCGTGATAAAGGAAAAGTAAATGGTATTCAAAGAACTGGAGATCCAGGGCTTTAAAAGCTTCCCCGATAAGGTCAAGATTCGCTTTGACGCAGGCGTGACCGGCGTGGTGGGTCCCAACGGCTCCGGCAAATCCAACCTTTCGGACGCGGTGCGCTGGGTGCTGGGAGAGACCAGCTCCCGCCAGCTGCGCGCGGCAGGCAAGATGGAGGACGTCATCTTCGGCGGCACCCGGCGGCGCGGAGCCATGGGCTTTGCGCAGGTGCGGCTGACGCTGGACAACGCCGACCATACCTTTGATCTGGACGCGGACGAAGTGACCATTGGCCGCAAGTATTACCGCTCCGGTGAGAGCGAGTATACCATCAACGGGCAGGTGTGCCGCCTGCGGGACGTCTACGAGCTTTTGCTGGACACCGGCATCGGCCGCGACGGCTACTCGGTCATCGGGCAGGGCCGCATCGCGGAGATCGTGGCCGCAAAAAGCAGCGAACGCCGCGAGATCTTTGAGGAAGCCTGCGGCATTGCGAAATACCGCTACCGCAAGACCGAAGCCGAGCGCCGCCTTGCTGCGGCGGGCGAGAACCTTGAGCGCCTGCGGGACATTCTGGGCGAACTGGAAAGCCGGGTGGGCCCGCTGGAAAAAGAGAGCGCCAAGGCAGAAAAGTTTCTGGAGCTGAGTGCCCGGCGCAAGACGCTGGAAGTGACCCTCTGGACCGACGGCGTGCACCGCGCCCGGGAGACCGTGCGCCAGCAGGTGCGGGACTACGAGACGGCGCAGGCCGATTACGAACGCTTTGACCGCGAGACCAGAGCCGCCGAGCAGGAGGCTGAGGAGATCCGGATGCAGGCACAGCAGCTGACGGTTGCCGTCGAGCGCCTGAATGGGGATATCCGCAGCATCACCCAGCAGATCAGCGGGTCGGAGAGCCGCATCGCCGTGCTGGAGAACGACATCCTCCGCAACGAGGAGAGCGCCGCATCCCTGCGGGAAGAGATCAGCGCCGGGGAACAGGACAGCACCGAGGCACAGGCCGCCTTGCAGCGCCACCGTGCCGTGGCAAAGACCATGGAAGCGGAGGGCGAAAAGCTGGCGGCAGAGATCGAGGCACTGAACGCGGAGATCGCACGCCTGACCGATGCCAGCAGCGCCAGCGGTGCCCGCAAGGACACCCTGAAAGCAGAGCTTGCCGGTCTGACGGCCCGGCGCACCGAAGCACAGGTGGCGCAGGCCGCTGCCGAAGCTGCCGGGGAAACAGCCCGCCAGCGTTTGCCCACCCTCGAAGCGAACGCAGAAGAGAGCACCGCCCAGCGGGACGAGGCAAAGCGGGATCTGGAAGACACCATAAAATACCGCCGGATGCTGGAAGAAAACGAAAAGCAGCTGGCGAATGTCCGTTCCGGTCTGGAGCTCAAGCTGAAAAGCCGCAAAGCCGCGCTAGACGATGCCGACGCGGCAGAGCAGAAGCTTGGCCGGGAGCTGGATGCTGCCCGCCAGCGTCTTTCGGTGCTGCGGGAGCTGGAAAAGAACATGGACGGCTACCAGAACTCGGTCAAGGCCGTCATGCGTGCCGCCGGTGCCCGCCGCCTGCGGGGGGTCATCGGGCCGGTGTCCGCCATCCTGACGGTGGAGCCGGGCTGTGAGGTGGCTGTGGAGACCGCCCTTGGCGGCGCTTTGCAGAACGTCGTGGTGGAAAACGAGGCCGCCGCCAAAGCGGCCATCGCCCTGCTGCGCAATGACAATGCGGGCCGCGCCACCTTCCTGCCGCTGGACACCGTCCAGCCCGGCGTGTTCCGGGGGCGTCTTTCCGGCACGGCGCGTCTGGCATCCAGCCTTGTACAGGCCGACCGCCGGTACGACAACATCGTGTCAAACCTTTTAGGCCGCATCATCGTGGTGGACGACATCAACGAAGCCTCCCGCGTGGCGCGGGACAACGGCTTCCGGAGCAAGGTGGTCACCATGGATGGTCAGGTGGTCAATGCAGGCGGCAGCTTTACCGGCGGCAGCGTCCAGCGCAGCGCGGGCCTGTTCACCCGCAAGCAGGAGATGGAAGAGCTGCGGGTAAAGGCTGCAAAACTGCAGAAGGACTGCCTTGCCGCGCAGGAAAAGACCGACCGCTGCAAAGAGCAGGCAGATGCCCTTCAGGCAGAGCTGACCGCCATGGCCAGCGAGCAGATCACCGCAGCCAACGACAGGGTGCGTGCCGAGGCAGAGCAGAAGCGGCTGGAAGCTGCCGTACAGCAGCAGGAGAGCACTCTTGCCGCCCGGCAGCAGGAGATCGATGCCCTGAAAGAGTCCCTTTCCGAGAGCCAGAGCAGGGCCGAGGGCGCTGCTGCTCTGCAGGCAGAGCTCACAGCAAAGGTCGATCTGCTGACTGCTGAAATGAACCGCCTCGCCGAGGGAGACGACAGCTTTGTGGCGCAGCAGACGGTGCTGAACCAGAAGCTCAGCGCAAAGCGGCTGGAACAGGTGACCCGACAGAAGGACGCCGAGCTGGCCTACAGCCAGATCGCCGCGCTGGAACAGCGGGCACAGGATGCCGCTGCACGCCGTGCCTCGCTGGAAGAAAGCCTTGGGGCACTGGCGCAGCGCAGCGAGAGCTGCCGGGCAGAAATTGCAGCCATCCGGCAGGCAAAGTCCGACAGCCAGACCGAGATCACTCAAAAAGAAAAGGCGATCCGCGAAGCCACCGAACAGCGGTTGGAACGCCAGCAGGCAGAGACCGCGGCACTGGGCCGGGCGCGCACTTCCTCCGACAGCCGCGAGGAGATGGGCCGCGAAATGGCCCGCCTTGCCGAACGCAAGGCCGCAGCCGAGACCGAGTACGACCAGACGGTGGCAAAGCTGTGGGATGAGTACCAGCTCTCGGTGAGTCAGGCAGAGAACCTCTGCGTGGAGTTCGAGAGCCTGACGGCCCTGCGGGCGCAGGTGGCAGAACTGCGGGGCAAGATCCGTGCCCTTGGCAGCGTGAACGTCAGCGCCATCGAAGAGTACAAAGAGGTCCGGACCCGCTACGATGCCCTTGTGCATCAGGTGACCGATGTGGAGGAAAGCCGCCACGAGCTGATCCGCATGATCTCCAAACTCTCGGCGCAGATGCGGGAGATCTTCACTGACAGCTTCCGCGCTATCAACGAAAACTTCGGCCGGGTGTTCACCGAGCTGTTCGGCGGCGGCGAAGCCAGCCTTGTGCTGGAGGATGAGGCCGATGTGCTGTCCTGCGGCATCGGCATCCGGGTGGCCCCGCCGGGCAAGGTCATCAAGAATCTGGAAGCGCTTTCCGGCGGTGAACAGGCGCTGGTGGCCATCAGCATCTACTTTGCCATTCTGGCGGTGAATCCGGCACCGTTCTGTATTCTGGACGAGATCGAGGCCGCTCTGGACGATGCCAACGTGGTGCGGTTTGCCCAGTATCTGCGCCGGGTGAGCGACAAGACCCAGTTTATCGTCATCACCCACCGCCGCGGTACGATGGAAGCCGCGAATGTGCTATACGGCGTCACCATGCAGGAGGACGGCGTGTCCAAACTGCTCAGACTGGATCTGGAACAGGTTGACGCCACGCTGGTTTCCTGATATATATTAAAGAAAAAGATAGGAGGACACTATGGGGTTCTTCGGATTTGGCAAAAAAAACAAAGAAAAAGAACAGGAAAAAATGAAAACGGGTCTGGAAAAGACCCGCACCGGTTTCTGGGGCAATATCCTCAACACCCTCACCGGCAGCGTCATCGACGACGAAATGTACGATGATCTGGAAGAGCAGCTCATCCTTGCAGATGTGGGCGGCGAAGTGGCTGTGCGTCTGGTGGACAAGCTGCGGGACCGGGTGCGCGAGAAGGGCCTGAAGACCGGCGAAGAAGCGGCAGATGCCCTGCGGGACATCATTGCCGAGGAGATGACGCCGGAGGCTGAAATGGACCTTTCCGGCAAGCCTGCCGTCATTCTGGTCATTGGAGTGAACGGCGTGGGCAAGACCACCAGCATTGCAAAGCTGGCCGATTACTACACCCGCGAGGGCAAAAAGGTGATGCTGGCCGCAGGCGATACCTTCCGTGCCGCTGCCAGCGAACAGCTGGAGATCTGGGCAAAACGCGCCGGTGTGCCCATCGTCAGTGCGGGCGAGGGCGCAGACCCGGCGGCTGTCATTTTCGACACCGTAAAGTCTGCCACCGCACGCGGCTATGACATGGTCATTGCCGACACCGCAGGCCGTCTGCACAACAAATCCAACCTGATGGCAGAGCTTTCCAAGATCAGCCGCAGCGTCAAAAAGGCCAGCCCCGAGGCCAGTCTGGAGACCCTGCTGGTGCTGGATGCCATCACCGGCCAGAACGCCATCAGTCAGGCCAAGGAGTTCTGCAAGGCTGCAGACGCCACCGGCATCATCCTGACCAAGCTGGACGGCACCGCCAAGGGCGGCTGCGTTGTGGCGGTCAAGCAGCGTCTGGGCCTGCCGGTGCGCTTCATCGGCGTGGGCGAGGGCATCGACGACCTGCTGCCCTTCACCCCGGAGGGCTTTGTGGAAGAGCTGCTCCCGCGCCAGTGGAAGCACTAAGGAGGGCCGCAGCATGAAGATTTGTGCAGCCACCGGCAACGCCGGAAAGCTCCGCGAACTGCGCCGCATTCTGGAAGCGCAGGGCCACGAGGTGGTCAGTCAGAAGGAGCTGGGCATCACCATCGAGCCGGAGGAGACCGGCACCACCTTTGCCGAGAATGCCCTCATCAAGGCCGAGACTATCTGCCGGGCCAGCGGTCTGCCCACCATCGCCGATGACTCCGGCCTGTGCGTGGATGCACTGGGCGGTGCGCCCGGCGTCTACAGTGCCCGCTACTGCGGCCGCCACGGCGACGACGAAGCCAACAACGACAAGCTTCTGGACGCCATGCAGGCTGTGCCTGCCGGGCAGCGGGGTGCAAAGTTCATCTCGGCGGTGTGCTTCATCCTGCCGGATGGGCGGCATCTGACCTGCATAGGCGAGTGCCCGGGCAGCATCGCCTTTGAGCGGCTGTGCGGGGACTACGGCTTTGGCTACGACCCGTTGTTCATCCCCGCCGACTGCGGCATGGGAAAGCACGAGAAGCGCCCCAACACCGAGGGCCGCAGCTATGCCCAGCTGACCCCGGACGAAAAGGACGCCATCAGCCACCGCGGCAACGCGCTGGCGGAATTGGAAAAAGAACTACCTGATTTTTTGAAATAAAAGGAGAAAAACTATGCTGACAAGCAAACAGCGCGCCATCCTGCGCGGCAAGGCAAACACCATGGACCCCGTTTTCATCGTGGGCAAGGGCGAGATCGACGAGACCATGATCCAGGGCGTGAAGGACTGCCTCGACGCCCGTGAGCTCATCAAGCTCAAGGTGCTGGAGAGCAGCATGTACAATGCCCGTGAGGCTTCGGTCAAGCTGGCCGAGGCCACTGGCGCCGACTGCGTGCAGGTGATCGGCTCCAAGTTCGTGCTGTACCTGCAGAAGAAAAAGGACAGCGCTTACGCCGACCTGCTGAAGTAAAAATGAAAGTTCTTCTCTACGGCGGTACATTTGATCCGCCCCACAACGGCCA is part of the Faecalibacterium sp. HTF-F genome and harbors:
- the smc gene encoding chromosome segregation protein SMC; this encodes MVFKELEIQGFKSFPDKVKIRFDAGVTGVVGPNGSGKSNLSDAVRWVLGETSSRQLRAAGKMEDVIFGGTRRRGAMGFAQVRLTLDNADHTFDLDADEVTIGRKYYRSGESEYTINGQVCRLRDVYELLLDTGIGRDGYSVIGQGRIAEIVAAKSSERREIFEEACGIAKYRYRKTEAERRLAAAGENLERLRDILGELESRVGPLEKESAKAEKFLELSARRKTLEVTLWTDGVHRARETVRQQVRDYETAQADYERFDRETRAAEQEAEEIRMQAQQLTVAVERLNGDIRSITQQISGSESRIAVLENDILRNEESAASLREEISAGEQDSTEAQAALQRHRAVAKTMEAEGEKLAAEIEALNAEIARLTDASSASGARKDTLKAELAGLTARRTEAQVAQAAAEAAGETARQRLPTLEANAEESTAQRDEAKRDLEDTIKYRRMLEENEKQLANVRSGLELKLKSRKAALDDADAAEQKLGRELDAARQRLSVLRELEKNMDGYQNSVKAVMRAAGARRLRGVIGPVSAILTVEPGCEVAVETALGGALQNVVVENEAAAKAAIALLRNDNAGRATFLPLDTVQPGVFRGRLSGTARLASSLVQADRRYDNIVSNLLGRIIVVDDINEASRVARDNGFRSKVVTMDGQVVNAGGSFTGGSVQRSAGLFTRKQEMEELRVKAAKLQKDCLAAQEKTDRCKEQADALQAELTAMASEQITAANDRVRAEAEQKRLEAAVQQQESTLAARQQEIDALKESLSESQSRAEGAAALQAELTAKVDLLTAEMNRLAEGDDSFVAQQTVLNQKLSAKRLEQVTRQKDAELAYSQIAALEQRAQDAAARRASLEESLGALAQRSESCRAEIAAIRQAKSDSQTEITQKEKAIREATEQRLERQQAETAALGRARTSSDSREEMGREMARLAERKAAAETEYDQTVAKLWDEYQLSVSQAENLCVEFESLTALRAQVAELRGKIRALGSVNVSAIEEYKEVRTRYDALVHQVTDVEESRHELIRMISKLSAQMREIFTDSFRAINENFGRVFTELFGGGEASLVLEDEADVLSCGIGIRVAPPGKVIKNLEALSGGEQALVAISIYFAILAVNPAPFCILDEIEAALDDANVVRFAQYLRRVSDKTQFIVITHRRGTMEAANVLYGVTMQEDGVSKLLRLDLEQVDATLVS
- the ftsY gene encoding signal recognition particle-docking protein FtsY; this encodes MGFFGFGKKNKEKEQEKMKTGLEKTRTGFWGNILNTLTGSVIDDEMYDDLEEQLILADVGGEVAVRLVDKLRDRVREKGLKTGEEAADALRDIIAEEMTPEAEMDLSGKPAVILVIGVNGVGKTTSIAKLADYYTREGKKVMLAAGDTFRAAASEQLEIWAKRAGVPIVSAGEGADPAAVIFDTVKSATARGYDMVIADTAGRLHNKSNLMAELSKISRSVKKASPEASLETLLVLDAITGQNAISQAKEFCKAADATGIILTKLDGTAKGGCVVAVKQRLGLPVRFIGVGEGIDDLLPFTPEGFVEELLPRQWKH
- a CDS encoding YhbY family RNA-binding protein, whose product is MLTSKQRAILRGKANTMDPVFIVGKGEIDETMIQGVKDCLDARELIKLKVLESSMYNAREASVKLAEATGADCVQVIGSKFVLYLQKKKDSAYADLLK
- the rdgB gene encoding RdgB/HAM1 family non-canonical purine NTP pyrophosphatase — protein: MKICAATGNAGKLRELRRILEAQGHEVVSQKELGITIEPEETGTTFAENALIKAETICRASGLPTIADDSGLCVDALGGAPGVYSARYCGRHGDDEANNDKLLDAMQAVPAGQRGAKFISAVCFILPDGRHLTCIGECPGSIAFERLCGDYGFGYDPLFIPADCGMGKHEKRPNTEGRSYAQLTPDEKDAISHRGNALAELEKELPDFLK
- the rnc gene encoding ribonuclease III — translated: MSHQLETIIGYKFKNPELLEIALTHTSYANESRTPVKHNERLEFLGDSVLQIVSADYLFHAYADRPEGDLTRIRASLVSEGALFQFAQEIDLGEYLRLGRGEERCGGRTRPSVVSDAFEAVIAALYLDGGMEVARKFILPFITEGKHAEADYKTRLQEIVQQNPEERLSYVVESESGPDHDKHFVVAVRFNSDRVARGEGRSKKAAEQCAAKEALKLLGVIKEK